One genomic region from Salvia hispanica cultivar TCC Black 2014 chromosome 2, UniMelb_Shisp_WGS_1.0, whole genome shotgun sequence encodes:
- the LOC125206096 gene encoding putative late blight resistance protein homolog R1B-16, translating to MAAYAALVSLMNMIDSIKNHHSPPISLHKPQIQSLIEYGIFLLEFLQAYKSPVPNHDEADPLEMRIADAAYAAEDVIESHIVHKNQLTRSIKDATYAAGRSEVTKIRCSFNCFRGTKDSRNVSSNHNDDDDDEPNKLHQDMQNVIEEMDRIKRVAMETNAEEVVVLCDQRRRSVSSSIGRKSTGTMVFSDHVLHGIMEKLVADEPGRQVIPITGMGGIGKTALAQTVYSQQVIKERFDICAWATIFEHYNTREILCELVSQATNKDKKQLSESSEEELGLELYQYLSGKRFLIVMDDMWNIESWNEIQYFFPNNENNSRIMVTTRLSQLSSQLNSHYSHQVEFLDEASSWILLSKIVFGDERCTLELEKIGKEIANNCRGLPLSIVVVGGLLKNMEQSQECWATIRNNLTSVVNLDNDQDCLKLLKMSYNHLPVHLKPCFLYMGVFEEDDAISVSTLVKLWVCEGFLKPIDGRSLETIGKGFVKDLIDRNLILVDELGSTGNIKLVKVHDLVRDLCLNQAKKEGFYHVIGEYSPRGVNIQRRIVIRKTISKDKLLDDLQCMSHARSVICEHGKVPLCQNFELLRTIHAYKFRTFEYERYVNCLVSGYVNLRQLAVKAANMSSIFSSFNHFWNLQTLIVSCPCESIGPTEMWKMPQLRHIDFGRRLLLPDPPSDAGVMENLVVLEGALNFKCDKEVVKRIPNIKKLRIRYSGSKGMDDDDYYCLSNIKFLCKLESLHISSWYDFSGNASLYKIIFPRTLKSLTLDMEDHFEWENVLQKIGSLPLLEKFKLWEGCFGTGKWEIFDGQFPCLKYLGLFSIPSLKQWTAEASSIFPRLEKLRLFHINGLKNIPSEIGYIPTIQKIWMDFCGELVVTCAKEIVEEQMYLQGDDLPFLIQVRLPRNRNEALLNLAGPNFEVV from the coding sequence ATGGCAGCTTATGCAGCCCTTGTTTCACTAATGAATATGATAGATTCCATCAAAAACCATCATTCCCCTCCCATCTCTCTCCACAAACCCCAAATTCAGTCTCTCATTGAATATGGTATATTCCTACTGGAATTTCTCCAAGCATACAAGTCCCCTGTTCCTAACCACGACGAAGCAGATCCATTGGAGATGCGTATTGCTGATGCAGCTTATGCGGCTGAAGATGTTATTGAATCTCATATTGTCCACAAAAATCAGCTCACTAGATCCATTAAAGATGCAACTTATGCGGCTGGCAGATCCGAAGTAACCAAAATCAGATGCTCCTTCAATTGCTTTCGAGGTACCAAGGATTCGAGAAATGTCTCATCAAATCATAatgatgatgacgatgatgaaCCGAACAAGTTGCATCAAGATATGCAAAATGTGATAGAAGAAATGGATCGGATTAAGAGAGTGGCTATGGAGACCAACGCAGAGGAGGTGGTGGTGCTATGTGATCAACGGCGTAGATCTGTCTCTTCTTCCATTGGGAGGAAGAGTACTGGCACAATGGTATTCTCTGATCATGTCTTACATGGGATCATGGAAAAGCTCGTTGCGGATGAACCTGGACGCCAAGTCATTCCCATCACAGGAATGGGCGGGATAGGTAAGACTGCTCTTGCTCAAACTGTTTATTCGCAACAAGTTATTAAGGAGCGATTTGATATTTGTGCTTGGGCTACTATTTTTGAACATTACAACACGAGAGAAATTTTATGTGAACTTGTTTCTCAAGCCACTAACAAAGACAAGAAACAATTAAGTGAAAGCAGTGAAGAAGAATTAGGATTAGAGCTCTACCAATATTTGTCGGGTAAGAGGTTTCTAATTGTAATGGATGATATGTGGAATATTGAGTCTTGGAATGAGATACAATATTTCTTTCCTAACAACGAGAATAACAGTCGAATAATGGTGACGACTAGGCTATCACAATTGAGCTCACAATTAAATAGTCATTATAGCCATCAAGTGGAATTTCTTGATGAGGCGAGCAGTTGGATCCTATTATCCAAAATAGTGTTTGGAGATGAACGTTGTACTCTTGAATTGGAGAAAATTGGAAAGGAAATTGCAAACAATTGCAGAGGGCTCCCTCTATCAATTGTTGTAGTGGGTggtcttttgaaaaatatggaaCAATCACAAGAATGTTGGGCAACAATAAGGAACAACTTAACTTCAGTAGTAAATTTGGACAATGATCAGGATTGcttgaaattgttgaaaatgaGCTACAACCATTTGCCCGTTCACTTAAAGCCTTGTTTTTTATACATGGGGGTGTTTGAGGAAGATGATGCGATTAGCGTCTCAACACTCGTCAAACTGTGGGTTTGTGAAGGATTTCTTAAACCAATAGATGGGAGAAGTTTGGAAACAATTGGGAAAGGGTTTGTAAAGGATTTAATAGACAGAAATCTCATTCTAGTTGATGAATTGGGATCTACTGGAAACATAAAACTAgttaaagttcatgatttggTAAGAGACCTCTGTCTAAACCAGGCCAAGAAAGAAGGGTTCTATCACGTGATAGGAGAATATAGTCCTCGAGGCGTAAATATCCAACGCCGCATTGTTATACGCAAGACTATTTCAAAGGATAAACTCCTTGATGACTTGCAATGTATGTCACATGCTCGTTCCGTTATTTGCGAGCATGGGAAAGTTCCATTATGCcagaattttgaattgttgAGGACAATTCATGCATACAAATTCCGTACATTCGAATACGAAAGATACGTGAATTGCCTTGTGTCTGGATATGTTAACTTGCGACAGCTCGCTGTGAAAGCTGCTAACATGTCCtcaatattttcttctttcaatCACTTTTGGAATTTGCAAACATTGATTGTTTCTTGTCCATGTGAGTCTATTGGGCCTACTGAGATGTGGAAAATGCCTCAATTGAGGCATATAGATTTTGGAAGAAGATTGCTTCTCCCGGATCCTCCGAGTGATGCTGGAGTCATGGAGAATCTAGTGGTACTTGAAGGAGCACTTAATTTTAAGTGCGATAAAGAAGTGGTTAAGAGAATTCCCAATATCAAGAAATTGAGGATAAGATATTCAGGGAGCAAGGGAATGGACGATGATGATTATTATTGTTTGagcaatattaaatttctatgTAAATTAGAATCTCTTCATATATCGTCTTGGTACGATTTTAGTGGGAATGCCTCTTTGTATAAGATTATCTTTCCCCGAACACTCAAGAGTTTGACTCTTGATATGGAAGATCACTTTGAATGGGAAAACGTATTGCAAAAGATAGGTTCGTTGCCCCTTCTTGAGAAGTTCAAGTTGTGGGAAGGGTGTTTTGGAACAGGCAAGTGGGAAATATTTGATGGGCAATTCCCTTGCCTCAAATACTTGGGATTGTTTTCGATTCCTAGCCTGAAACAATGGACTGCTGAAGCGAGCTCCATCTTTCCACGACTGGAGAAACTACGTCTTTTTCATATAAATGGATTGAAGAATATCCCGTCTGAAATTGGGTACATACCGACGATCCAAAAAATATGGATGGATTTTTGTGGTGAATTAGTCGTGACATGTGCGAAAGAGATTGTAGAAGAACAAATGTATTTACAAGGGGACGATCTTCCCTTTCTTATTCAGGTTCGGCTTCCGCGTAATAGAAATGAAGCATTGTTGAATTTGGCAGGTCCTAACTTTGAAGTTGTATAA